The Tropicibacter oceani DNA segment CGCGCCAGTCCGTGCAGCATGATCACGCAATCGCCTGCGCGGGCGGGCGCGGCAAACATCAGCAAGGCTAGGGTCAGGATCAGCGCTTTCATACCGCTGGCATAGCCCGTCGCAGCGCCGTAAGAAAAGACCAAAAGGAAGAGGCCCATGCCCAGTCCGCGACTTGCCGCCCGCGCCGTGATCCTGCATGAAAACCGGTTGCTGTTGGTCAACGCCTGGCCGGGCGCCAAAGGCGATCTGTGGTGCGCCCCCGGCGGTGGGGTCGAACGCGGCAGCAGCCTGTCCGACAATCTCGCGCGCGAGGTCTTTGAGGAAACCGGGTTGCGGATCAAGGTCGGCGCACCCTGCCTGGTCAACGAATTTCACGATCCCGCGGGCAGCTTTCACCAGGTCGAAGTGTTCTTTCGCGCCAGCATCACCGCCGGGACGCTGTCGGACGATTGGAAAGATCCCGAAGGCATCGTCGACCGCCGGCGGTTC contains these protein-coding regions:
- a CDS encoding NUDIX domain-containing protein, producing the protein MPSPRLAARAVILHENRLLLVNAWPGAKGDLWCAPGGGVERGSSLSDNLAREVFEETGLRIKVGAPCLVNEFHDPAGSFHQVEVFFRASITAGTLSDDWKDPEGIVDRRRFFSRAEAARLKLKPDSLPRIAWGAGFAYDPLEAIVR